In the genome of Pangasianodon hypophthalmus isolate fPanHyp1 chromosome 23, fPanHyp1.pri, whole genome shotgun sequence, one region contains:
- the pabpc1b gene encoding polyadenylate-binding protein 1b isoform X2: MNPSAPSYPMASLYVGDLHQDVTEAMLYEKFSPAGAILSIRVCRDMITRRSLGYAYVNFQQPADAERALDTMNFDVIKGRPVRIMWSQRDPSLRKSGVGNIFIKNLDKSIDNKALYDTFSAFGNILSCKVVCDENGSKGYGFVHFETQEAAERAIEKMNGMLLNDRKVFVGRFKSRKEREAELGARAKEFTNVYIKNFGEDMDDEKLKDVFSKYGNAMSIRVMTDDSGKSRGFGFVSFERHEDAQKAVDEMNGKELNGKLIYVGRAQKKVERQTELKRKFEQMKQDRMTRYQGVNLYVKNLDDGIDDERLRKEFSPFGTITSAKVMMDGGRSKGFGFVCFSSPEEATKAVTEMNGRIVATKPLYVALAQRKEERQAHLTNQYMQRMASVRAVPNPVLNPYQAAPPSGYFMAAIPQAQNRAAYYPTSQLAQLRPSPRWTAQGVRPQHFQNMQATMRPSAPRPQTFSTMRPASQVPRVMSAQRVAAQTVGPRPTAAAAAAAAAPVRTIPQYKYTAGVRNPQQHINTQPQVSMQQPAVHMQGQEPLTASMLAAAPPQEQKQMLGERLFPLIQNMHSDLAGKITGMLLEIDNSELLHMLESPESLRSKVDEAVAVLKAHQAKEAAQQKNVTNSIGLPSV, encoded by the exons ATGAACCCCAGCGCTCCTAGCTACCCGATGGCCTCCCTGTACGTCGGAGATCTTCACCAAGACGTGACCGAGGCCATGCTGTATGAGAAGTTCAGCCCTGCCGGCGCGATCCTCTCCATCCGCGTGTGCAGGGACATGATCACACGCCGCTCCCTCGGCTACGCCTATGTCAACTTCCAGCAGCCCGCAGACG CCGAGCGCGCTCTGGACACGATGAACTTCGACGTGATCAAAGGCAGACCCGTGCGCATCATGTGGTCGCAGCGCGACCCGTCGCTGAGGAAAAGTGGCGTTGGTAACATTTTCATCAAGAACTTGGACAAGTCGATCGATAACAAGGCGCTGTACGACACCTTCTCCGCGTTTGGCAACATTCTGTCCTGCAAG GTCGTTTGTGATGAAAACGGATCGAAGGGATACGGCTTCGTTCACTTCGAGACCCAGGAGGCGGCTGAAAGAGCCATCGAAAAAATGAACGGCATGTTGCTCAACGACAGAAAAGT GTTTGTGGGTCGCTTCAAATCTCGCAAAGAACGCGAGGCCGAGCTCGGAGCCAGAGCCAAGGAGTTCACCAACGTCTACATCAAGAACTTCGGCGAGGACATGGACGACGAGAAACTGAAGGACGTCTTTAGCAAATACG GTAACGCGATGAGTATCCGCGTCATGACGGACGACAGCGGCAAATCCAGAGGCTTCGGCTTCGTGAGCTTCGAGAGGCACGAGGATGCTCAAAAG GCCGTGGACGAGATGAACGGGAAGGAGCTGAACGGCAAGCTGATCTACGTGGGCCGCGCGCAGAAGAAAGTAGAACGTCAGACCGAGCTCAAGCGCAAGTTCGAGCAGATGAAGCAGGACCGGATGACGCGCTACCAG GGCGTCAATCTGTACGTGAAAAATCTGGACGACGGCATCGACGACGAACGCCTGCGCAAGGAGTTCTCTCCTTTCGGAACCATCACCAGTGCCAAG GTCATGATGGACGGCGGACGCAGCAAAGGTTTCGGCTTCGTCTGTTTCTCCTCCCCCGAGGAGGCCACTAAAGCCGTGACCGAGATGAACGGCCGTATCGTTGCCACCAAACCTCTGTACGTGGCGCTGGCTCAGCGTAAAGAGGAACGCCAAGCTCATCTAACCAACCAGTACATGCAGAGGATGGCCAGCGTTCGCGCCGTCCCCAATCCCGTGCTCAACCCGTACCAGGCCGCGCCGCCGTCCGGATATTTCATGGCTGCCATTCCTCAG GCCCAAAACAGAGCTGCGTATTATCCCACTAGCCAGCTTGCACAGCTCCGACCGAGTCCACGCTGGACTGCGCAGGGTGTCCGACCTCAGC ACTTCCAGAACATGCAAGCCACCATGAGGCCCTCAGCCCCGAGGCCACAGACCTTCAGCACCATGAGACCTGCTTCTCAGGTTCCTCGTGTGATGTCCGCTCAACGCGTTG CTGCGCAGACGGTGGGTCCGAGGCCTACGGCGGCTGCAGCTGCGGCGGCTGCGGCGCCGGTGCGCACCATCCCTCAGTACAAATACACGGCCGGAGTGCGCAACCCTCAGCAGCACATCAACACGCAGCCTCAGGTCTCCATGCAGCAG ccTGCGGTTCACATGCAGGGTCAAGAGCCTCTGACGGCATCCATGCTGGCTGCAGCTCCTCCTCAGGAGCAGAAGCAAATGCTGGGTGAGCGTCTGTTCCCGCTGATCCAGAACATGCACTCCGACCTGGCAGGGAAGATCACGGGAATGCTGCTGGAGATCGACAACTCGGAGCTGCTGCACATGCTCGAGTCTCCAGAGTCTCTGCGCTCCAAG gttgaCGAGGCCGTTGCTGTGCTTAAGGCTCACCAGGCCAAAGAAGCCGCTCAACAGAAAAATGTGACCAACTCCATCGGATTGCCAAGCGTCTAA
- the pabpc1b gene encoding polyadenylate-binding protein 1b isoform X1 produces MNPSAPSYPMASLYVGDLHQDVTEAMLYEKFSPAGAILSIRVCRDMITRRSLGYAYVNFQQPADAERALDTMNFDVIKGRPVRIMWSQRDPSLRKSGVGNIFIKNLDKSIDNKALYDTFSAFGNILSCKVVCDENGSKGYGFVHFETQEAAERAIEKMNGMLLNDRKVFVGRFKSRKEREAELGARAKEFTNVYIKNFGEDMDDEKLKDVFSKYGATRRNAMSIRVMTDDSGKSRGFGFVSFERHEDAQKAVDEMNGKELNGKLIYVGRAQKKVERQTELKRKFEQMKQDRMTRYQGVNLYVKNLDDGIDDERLRKEFSPFGTITSAKVMMDGGRSKGFGFVCFSSPEEATKAVTEMNGRIVATKPLYVALAQRKEERQAHLTNQYMQRMASVRAVPNPVLNPYQAAPPSGYFMAAIPQAQNRAAYYPTSQLAQLRPSPRWTAQGVRPQHFQNMQATMRPSAPRPQTFSTMRPASQVPRVMSAQRVAAQTVGPRPTAAAAAAAAAPVRTIPQYKYTAGVRNPQQHINTQPQVSMQQPAVHMQGQEPLTASMLAAAPPQEQKQMLGERLFPLIQNMHSDLAGKITGMLLEIDNSELLHMLESPESLRSKVDEAVAVLKAHQAKEAAQQKNVTNSIGLPSV; encoded by the exons ATGAACCCCAGCGCTCCTAGCTACCCGATGGCCTCCCTGTACGTCGGAGATCTTCACCAAGACGTGACCGAGGCCATGCTGTATGAGAAGTTCAGCCCTGCCGGCGCGATCCTCTCCATCCGCGTGTGCAGGGACATGATCACACGCCGCTCCCTCGGCTACGCCTATGTCAACTTCCAGCAGCCCGCAGACG CCGAGCGCGCTCTGGACACGATGAACTTCGACGTGATCAAAGGCAGACCCGTGCGCATCATGTGGTCGCAGCGCGACCCGTCGCTGAGGAAAAGTGGCGTTGGTAACATTTTCATCAAGAACTTGGACAAGTCGATCGATAACAAGGCGCTGTACGACACCTTCTCCGCGTTTGGCAACATTCTGTCCTGCAAG GTCGTTTGTGATGAAAACGGATCGAAGGGATACGGCTTCGTTCACTTCGAGACCCAGGAGGCGGCTGAAAGAGCCATCGAAAAAATGAACGGCATGTTGCTCAACGACAGAAAAGT GTTTGTGGGTCGCTTCAAATCTCGCAAAGAACGCGAGGCCGAGCTCGGAGCCAGAGCCAAGGAGTTCACCAACGTCTACATCAAGAACTTCGGCGAGGACATGGACGACGAGAAACTGAAGGACGTCTTTAGCAAATACGGTGCGACCCGTC GTAACGCGATGAGTATCCGCGTCATGACGGACGACAGCGGCAAATCCAGAGGCTTCGGCTTCGTGAGCTTCGAGAGGCACGAGGATGCTCAAAAG GCCGTGGACGAGATGAACGGGAAGGAGCTGAACGGCAAGCTGATCTACGTGGGCCGCGCGCAGAAGAAAGTAGAACGTCAGACCGAGCTCAAGCGCAAGTTCGAGCAGATGAAGCAGGACCGGATGACGCGCTACCAG GGCGTCAATCTGTACGTGAAAAATCTGGACGACGGCATCGACGACGAACGCCTGCGCAAGGAGTTCTCTCCTTTCGGAACCATCACCAGTGCCAAG GTCATGATGGACGGCGGACGCAGCAAAGGTTTCGGCTTCGTCTGTTTCTCCTCCCCCGAGGAGGCCACTAAAGCCGTGACCGAGATGAACGGCCGTATCGTTGCCACCAAACCTCTGTACGTGGCGCTGGCTCAGCGTAAAGAGGAACGCCAAGCTCATCTAACCAACCAGTACATGCAGAGGATGGCCAGCGTTCGCGCCGTCCCCAATCCCGTGCTCAACCCGTACCAGGCCGCGCCGCCGTCCGGATATTTCATGGCTGCCATTCCTCAG GCCCAAAACAGAGCTGCGTATTATCCCACTAGCCAGCTTGCACAGCTCCGACCGAGTCCACGCTGGACTGCGCAGGGTGTCCGACCTCAGC ACTTCCAGAACATGCAAGCCACCATGAGGCCCTCAGCCCCGAGGCCACAGACCTTCAGCACCATGAGACCTGCTTCTCAGGTTCCTCGTGTGATGTCCGCTCAACGCGTTG CTGCGCAGACGGTGGGTCCGAGGCCTACGGCGGCTGCAGCTGCGGCGGCTGCGGCGCCGGTGCGCACCATCCCTCAGTACAAATACACGGCCGGAGTGCGCAACCCTCAGCAGCACATCAACACGCAGCCTCAGGTCTCCATGCAGCAG ccTGCGGTTCACATGCAGGGTCAAGAGCCTCTGACGGCATCCATGCTGGCTGCAGCTCCTCCTCAGGAGCAGAAGCAAATGCTGGGTGAGCGTCTGTTCCCGCTGATCCAGAACATGCACTCCGACCTGGCAGGGAAGATCACGGGAATGCTGCTGGAGATCGACAACTCGGAGCTGCTGCACATGCTCGAGTCTCCAGAGTCTCTGCGCTCCAAG gttgaCGAGGCCGTTGCTGTGCTTAAGGCTCACCAGGCCAAAGAAGCCGCTCAACAGAAAAATGTGACCAACTCCATCGGATTGCCAAGCGTCTAA